TGGGGAGAGGGAATTCCGAATAAAAGAAGTTGGGTTGGGGATGGATGTTGAGGAGGTTCTTAGGAGGGCATATGAAATTGGGAGGAAAGGATGGGCATCTGCTTTCAGAGAGGCTTGGATTTGCTTAAGGGAAGGGATTGATATAAAGGTTGAAATAAGTGTGAAGGATAAGAGAAGGTGGGAGAATTTTCTTTCCTTTTTAAGAAAATCCGTGAATAAACCGCCAAGGGACGCTCGCCCTATAGTAGAAGGAGGAAGGGTCGTGGAGATAATGCCCGCTGAGAGTGGTTATGAGGTTGATGAGGAAAAGCTTTTAAAGATGTTAGCCGAATGGAGAGAGAAATCTATAGAGCTTCCGATGAAAGTGCTTTTGCCAAAAGTAAGGGAGGAGGATTTGGAGGGGATGGAGCTTTTAAGTGAGTTCTCAACTTCACTCACTGGTTCATCGGTGGGAAGGAGATTGAACATCAAAAAGGCGGTTACAGCGATAGACGGAACCCTTATCAGCCCAGGGGAGAGTTTCAGCTTCAATGAGAAAGTTGGTCCCAGGGTAAGCGAGCGAGGATACAAAATAGCTCCCGTTATGGTAAGAGGGGAGCTTGTGCCTGGTGTGGGAGGGGGAGTTTGTCAGGTATCAACCACTCTTTACAATGCTGTTCTGCTGGCGGGATTAAAGGTTATAAGGCGGGAACATCACGCAAGACCAGTGAAATATGTTTCTCCCGGCAGAGATGCCACAGTGGTTTATGGCTATACTGATTTGGTTTTCAAGAACCAGAAGGAAGCTCCAGTTTACATCCAAGGGGAAATTAAAGGAGGGAGGATTAGATTTAGAATCTTTGGGAGGCGGGACTTTAAAGATATAAAAGTTTACACTAATGTGGTAAGAAAGGGGGATGGGACGATAATAGCTAAAACTTATAGGGTGATAGATGTGGGAAGTAAAAAGAGGAGCGAGCTAATATCAACTGATATTTATAAACCCCTTCCTCCCAAGGCTTCTACCCGCAAGGCTGTGCCGGAAGGGGAACATCTCTAAAAAGAAGTTTTCACCGATATCCCGGTCAGTAAAATCTACGGCTATAAGGGAGGAAGTAGCGGGCGTAGAGGTAGCCGAAGGCGAAGCCGCCGATATGTGCCCAAAAGGCGATTCCTCCGATATCTCCCGCGAAGGGCAGAACGAAAAGCCCTTCCAATACCTGCCAAGTGAACCAGAAAAATAGGTAGAGGAAGGCGGGGATTTCCGCTATAGTGAAAAAGAAGAAGATGAAAACGATGGAGGATATGCGGGCGAAGGGGAAGAGGACGAAATAGGCACCCATAACGGCGGAAATCGCTCCGCTCGCTCCTATCACAGGCACCTTTGAGAATGGTCCTATTATGAATTGACATATATTCGCTATAACCCCGCCAGCGAGATAGAAGAGAAGGAACTTGAAATGTCCCAATCTGTCCTCAACATTATCACCGAATATCCAGAGGAAGAGCATATTGCCCAAGAGGTGAAGCCATCCACCGTGGAGGAAGAGGGAGGTGAAGAGGGTTATGAAGAAGGGGAGTCCGGGGTGGACATCGGGATGGAAGAGGCGATAGGGAACCATACCGAGAGCATAAAAAAGCCGGAGCTTTTGCTCCGGCGTTAGGGCTGCTTCGTAGAGAAATGCGACGACATTGAGGGAAATGAGGGCAACGGTTACAAAGGGATATCTTCGGGAGGGGATATTATCTCTTAGGGGAATCAATTCACTCTTTCCTTTCTTCTTCTCCTCCTTCTTCTTCTCCCAATTGGGGCTCCAAATAGAGGCTCAAAACGAGGTTGCCATCCTGAACATCGGCGTAGACGGTGTCTCCGCTCTTGAATTCACCTCGCAGGATAGCGTTTGATAAGGGGTTCTCCAGCAATCTTTGGATTACTCTTCTCAAGGGGCGAGCGCCGAAGTTGGGGTCATAGCCTTTCTCGGCGAGGAAGTCCTTGGCTTTATCGCTCACGATTAGGGTGATATTGTTCTCTTTCAATTGCTTATTTATACGCGAGATGAAGAGGTCAACGATTTGGCGAATGTGCTGATGGCTGAGTGGGCGGAAGACGATTATCTCGTCAATCCGATTCAAGAGCTCGGGACGCAATGTCTTGTGAAGCTCTTCCATAACCCGTTCCTTAGCTTTGATGAAGAAGTCGTCAACGAGGGGAATTGAGGCGAGATAGGAGCTGCCTATGTTGGAGGTCATTATAATGACCGTATTGCGGAAATCCACAGTGCGCCCAGTGGCATCTGTTAGGCGTCCATCATCAAGAATCTGAAGGAGAACATTCAAGACATCGGGATGAGCCTTCTCTATCTCGTCAAACAGAATCACCCTGTAGGGGCGGCGGCGAACGGGCTCAGTGAGCTGACCCCCTTCTTCATATCCCACATAACCAGGAGGTGCGCCAACGAGGCGGGATACAGTGTGCTTTTCCTGGTATTCGCTCATATCAATGCGAAGTAGCGCGCTCTCATCGCCGAAGAGGAACTCGGCTAATGTCTTCGCGAGCTCTGTCTTTCCAACGCCCGTGGGACCGAGGAAAAGGAAGGAACCTATCGGGCGGTTTGGGTCCTTTAAGCCGGCACGGGAGCGCCTTATCGCTTCAGCAACAGCCTTAACTGCTTCTTCCTGGTCTATGAGACGCTGGTGAATGATTTCCTCCAGCCTTGCTAATCTATCCCTTTCATCTTCTATAAGGCGCGATAGAGGGATTCCCGTCCAGCGAGAGACGACCTCCGCTACATCCTCAGCCTTCACTTCGTTGTTAATCCCCGCTTCTTTCTCCCATTTCTCCTTTTCCTCCGTGAACTTCTTGAACAGAGCATCGTGCTCATCCCTTATCTTAGCTGCCCTCTCATATTCCCTGCTCGCTACCGCCTCCTGACCATCCCTCGCAAGCTTATCCAGCCTCTCCTTCATCTCTTTGAGATGGGGAGGCATGGAATAAATTTTCATCCTTACTTTTGAGGCTGCCTCATCCATAACATCAATTGCCTTGTCCGGTAGAAATCTATCGGAGATATAGCGCGCGGAAAGCTTCGCTGCTGCTTCCAATGCCTCATCGCTTATCTTCACATTATGATGAGCCTCATATCTATCTCTCAATCCCTTGAGAATCTCTATCGTATCCTCAACACTTGGCTCGGAAACGAAAACGGGCTGGAACCTTCTCTCCAATGCGGGGTCTTTTTCAATGTATTTTCTGTATTCATCAAGAGTTGTTGCCCCTATACAACGAAGTTCACCCCTTGCTAAAGCCGGCTTCATCATATTGCTGGCGTCTATCGCTCCCTCCGCAGCTCCCGCACCCACCACGGTGTGAAGCTCATCTATGAAGAGGATTATATCCCCTTGCGAGGCTTTAACCTCATCAAGAACCCCCTTCAACCTCTCCTCAAATTCCCCTCTGAACTTGGAGCCAGCCAAGAGGGCACCCATATCAAGTTGAATTATTCTTTTACCTTTGAGAGGTTCTGGGACATCCTCCTTCACAATCCTCTGCGCCAATCCCTCAACTATAGCTGTCTTACCAACTCCCGCC
This bacterium DNA region includes the following protein-coding sequences:
- a CDS encoding VanW family protein; its protein translation is MRENKEIWSKIVLTLVIIGFSLSSYSFGFLSHFYIHNLIFPNVRVMGVNLGGLSLEEAKSYLEKMGEGRKFKLRWLNGEREFRIKEVGLGMDVEEVLRRAYEIGRKGWASAFREAWICLREGIDIKVEISVKDKRRWENFLSFLRKSVNKPPRDARPIVEGGRVVEIMPAESGYEVDEEKLLKMLAEWREKSIELPMKVLLPKVREEDLEGMELLSEFSTSLTGSSVGRRLNIKKAVTAIDGTLISPGESFSFNEKVGPRVSERGYKIAPVMVRGELVPGVGGGVCQVSTTLYNAVLLAGLKVIRREHHARPVKYVSPGRDATVVYGYTDLVFKNQKEAPVYIQGEIKGGRIRFRIFGRRDFKDIKVYTNVVRKGDGTIIAKTYRVIDVGSKKRSELISTDIYKPLPPKASTRKAVPEGEHL
- a CDS encoding rhomboid family intramembrane serine protease; translated protein: MIPLRDNIPSRRYPFVTVALISLNVVAFLYEAALTPEQKLRLFYALGMVPYRLFHPDVHPGLPFFITLFTSLFLHGGWLHLLGNMLFLWIFGDNVEDRLGHFKFLLFYLAGGVIANICQFIIGPFSKVPVIGASGAISAVMGAYFVLFPFARISSIVFIFFFFTIAEIPAFLYLFFWFTWQVLEGLFVLPFAGDIGGIAFWAHIGGFAFGYLYARYFLPYSRRFY
- a CDS encoding AAA family ATPase; translation: MIDRFTERAKEALYTAQRIMERYNHNQLDTEHLLLALLEHPEGLASRIISKAGLNPEYIKRELEEALYRFPKVYGPASSQIYLTPQAKHALDLAWEEAQRLKDEYIGIEHLLIGILKESEGGAGRILRKAGLDETRLYQALREIRGSHRVTDEHAEARYASLERFGRDITQLAREGKLDPVIGRDEEIERVIEILCRRTKNNPVLIGEAGVGKTAIVEGLAQRIVKEDVPEPLKGKRIIQLDMGALLAGSKFRGEFEERLKGVLDEVKASQGDIILFIDELHTVVGAGAAEGAIDASNMMKPALARGELRCIGATTLDEYRKYIEKDPALERRFQPVFVSEPSVEDTIEILKGLRDRYEAHHNVKISDEALEAAAKLSARYISDRFLPDKAIDVMDEAASKVRMKIYSMPPHLKEMKERLDKLARDGQEAVASREYERAAKIRDEHDALFKKFTEEKEKWEKEAGINNEVKAEDVAEVVSRWTGIPLSRLIEDERDRLARLEEIIHQRLIDQEEAVKAVAEAIRRSRAGLKDPNRPIGSFLFLGPTGVGKTELAKTLAEFLFGDESALLRIDMSEYQEKHTVSRLVGAPPGYVGYEEGGQLTEPVRRRPYRVILFDEIEKAHPDVLNVLLQILDDGRLTDATGRTVDFRNTVIIMTSNIGSSYLASIPLVDDFFIKAKERVMEELHKTLRPELLNRIDEIIVFRPLSHQHIRQIVDLFISRINKQLKENNITLIVSDKAKDFLAEKGYDPNFGARPLRRVIQRLLENPLSNAILRGEFKSGDTVYADVQDGNLVLSLYLEPQLGEEEGGEEERKE